A part of Carcharodon carcharias isolate sCarCar2 chromosome 6, sCarCar2.pri, whole genome shotgun sequence genomic DNA contains:
- the LOC121278967 gene encoding fatty acid-binding protein, liver-like, which translates to MVEAFVGVWGLQASENFDEYMKHLEVGLVQRNMAKTLKPNTIISTDGDTIILETKSSFKSTKIQFKLGEEFDENTADDRKTKTTVTLDNGKLIQIQRWDGKETTLVRELKDGDLILTCTMGDVVCTRTYRKVK; encoded by the exons atGGTCGAAGCATTTGTGGGCGTTTGGGGCTTACAGGCAAGCGAAAATTTTGATGAATACATGAAGCATCTGG AAGTGGGTCTGGTACAACGGAATATGGCTAAAacactcaaacccaacactaTAATTTCTACGGATGGCGACACAATCATTCTAGAAACCAAGAGTTCATTTAAAAGCACAAAGATCCAATTCAAGCTAGGGGAGGAATTTGATGAGAACACTGCAGACGATAGAAAAACCAAG ACCACCGTGACATTGGACAATGGCAAACTGATCCAAATACAACGGTGGGATGGAAAAGAGACAACCCTGGTTAGAGAATTGAAGGATGGTGACCTAATATTG ACCTGCACCATGGGAGATGTGGTGTGCACCAGAACCTATCGGAAAGTAAAGTGA